The following nucleotide sequence is from Peptococcaceae bacterium 1198_IL3148.
ATATACGAAACTTAGGAGGTAGCATGCGATTTTTAGTATCAAATGATGATGGCATACAAGCGCCTGGAATTAATGCGCTGCGGAAAGCCCTTGAGCAAATCGGTGATGTCACTGTGGTGGCACCAGATAGAGAACGAAGTGCCACTGGTCACGGTATTACTGTTTATCGACCCCTGCGGGCTAAGAAAGTTGAGTATCAAAACAGTAACAGTATAGGTTATGCGGTGGATGGAACCCCGGCTGACTGTGTTAAATTAGGGTTAGAGACTTTGTTAAAGGCACCACCGGATTTGGTTATTTCTGGAATTAATTTAGGTCCCAACCTAGGCACTGATGTGCTATATTCTGGTACAGTGTCGGCGGCATATGAAGGGGTTATCAATGGGGTTCCGGCAATTGCGGTCTCGTTAAACACTTGGACCAATCCTAACTTCGATATGGCTGCTAAGTTTATCATGGAATATGTACCCCATGTGCTAAAACACAAGTTACCACAGGGTATATTATTAAACATCAACGTTCCCCATATTGAAGAACCTAAGGGCGTAAGAATAACTAGACTAGGCAATAGGCGATATATTAACGTATTTGATAAGCGCACAGACCCTCGGGGACGAACCTATTACTGGATGGCTGGGGAACCGGAAAACCTTGATGAAAATGATCCCACCACCGATGCCAACGCAGTAAAAGAAGGGTATGTAGCCGTCACGCCCATAGAAATCGATGTCACCAATTACGACTTTATGAAGGAATTGCAAACTTGGGCCATTAACAAGTAAGCAATGCAGCCTGTCGAACTGAGGATAGGCTGCATTACTTATATTAATAACTATTTTTTATTCATTAAAGCCTCCTCGGCCTGTCGAACCAGTACTTTTACCATATTACCCCCCATTTTTCCTCCCACCCGGCCACAGTCTCTGGAAGATGTTCCACCCCAACCACGTTTTTCAACAATGGGAGCAACTCCAATTTCATTAGCAACTTCATATTTAAGATCTCTCAATACTGTGCGGGGCAATAATTTTTCTTGATCGGTAAATTGTGCCATTCCAAAATCCCTCCTTTGGATATGTTTAGGTGTAGTATGGCGCAATTAAGGTATAACATATTACTAAATTAATTTGGTTTTTTGGGGATAATTTTATAAATCATTTTATTTATTCTTTCAACATCCTGGGGTGAAACTCCCCCCATTAAAAATAGTGCCGCTAGGTAGATTGCCA
It contains:
- the surE gene encoding 5'/3'-nucleotidase SurE; the encoded protein is MRFLVSNDDGIQAPGINALRKALEQIGDVTVVAPDRERSATGHGITVYRPLRAKKVEYQNSNSIGYAVDGTPADCVKLGLETLLKAPPDLVISGINLGPNLGTDVLYSGTVSAAYEGVINGVPAIAVSLNTWTNPNFDMAAKFIMEYVPHVLKHKLPQGILLNINVPHIEEPKGVRITRLGNRRYINVFDKRTDPRGRTYYWMAGEPENLDENDPTTDANAVKEGYVAVTPIEIDVTNYDFMKELQTWAINK
- a CDS encoding alpha/beta-type small acid-soluble spore protein; the protein is MAQFTDQEKLLPRTVLRDLKYEVANEIGVAPIVEKRGWGGTSSRDCGRVGGKMGGNMVKVLVRQAEEALMNKK